In the genome of Acidobacteriota bacterium, the window TCAAGATTTTTGGCAAAAAAGTTTAAAAACATCTTGTTTGCCCGCTCTCGGCTATGCTACCTTTATATTTGGTCGCTCGACCTTCCCTCCAACTTTCGAGGAAGTTGCGGATCCGCAGAGTTCTCTTTTCATCCTAAACTTTCGGGTAATCACGAAATGGCCCATTCGCCCTTTATCCTGCAGGAACAAGAGTTTCAGAAATTGAAGACCGTGCTCGCACGCTTGTGCGTTGAGTGCGTCGCCCGGGTCGTTTTCCTTGTTGACCGCGACGGGCAGACGATCGCTTTCAACGGCGAGATCGGCGATATGGATACGACAAGCTTTGCTTCGCTTGCGGCCGGCAACGTTGCCGCGACCAACAGCATGGCAAAGCTTATCGGTGAGGACGGCTTCCCGGCAGTATTCCACGAAGGCGAACGCGAGAGCATCTTTATCAGCGTCATCGGCCGCAGCCTTTTGGTCGTCGTGTTTGATGAACGTTCGACCCTCGGCCTTGTAAAGCTCCGAACCAAGCGTGCCAGCTACGAAGTTGCGGCAATTCTCGAAGAAGCCTCAAAGCAATCGCAGGCATTTGCCGCAAATAGTGCGTCGGCATTCGCCGACATCACGGATGAGGATATTGACAGCCTTTTTAGCTAGAATATTTACGGCGTTAAACGAACAGCCCCAAGCAGAGCCATGACCTTTATCAACTACGCATCGCGGGAAATCAATTGCAAGATCGTTTATTACGGGCCCGGCCTTTGCGGTAAAACGACGAATCTTCAGTATATCTACGACGCTACGGCCCCTCAGGCGAAAGGCAAACTCATTAGCCTTGCCACCGAGACGGACCGCACGCTCTTTTTTGACTTTATGCCGCTTGAGCTCGGGACCGTTCGCGGCTTCAAGACGCGTTTTCACCTCTATACCGTTCCGGGCCAGGTCTATTACGACGCCTCGCGAAAGCTGATCCTGAAGGGCGTTGACGGCGTCGTTTTTGTCGCTGATAGCCAGGAAGAACGGATGGATGCGAACGTCGAATCGCTATATAACCTGGAGGAAAACCTGCAAACACAGGGTTATGACCTGATGCAGTTGCCCTACGTTCTGCAATTGAACAAGCGCGACCTTCCGGGAGCGGTTCCGGTCGAGGACCTGACCTACGAGCTCCAGAAAAAGGGTGAACCCGTATATGAAGCAGTGGCAACCACCGGAACCGGCGTCTTTGATACGCTGAAAGCCGTTGCAAAACAAGTACTTACGGAGCTTCGAAAGACCTAACCGAACGCGAACTGATAAAAATAAAAAGCCGCCGGAAGCG includes:
- a CDS encoding roadblock/LC7 domain-containing protein; the encoded protein is MAHSPFILQEQEFQKLKTVLARLCVECVARVVFLVDRDGQTIAFNGEIGDMDTTSFASLAAGNVAATNSMAKLIGEDGFPAVFHEGERESIFISVIGRSLLVVVFDERSTLGLVKLRTKRASYEVAAILEEASKQSQAFAANSASAFADITDEDIDSLFS
- a CDS encoding GTPase domain-containing protein, with amino-acid sequence MTFINYASREINCKIVYYGPGLCGKTTNLQYIYDATAPQAKGKLISLATETDRTLFFDFMPLELGTVRGFKTRFHLYTVPGQVYYDASRKLILKGVDGVVFVADSQEERMDANVESLYNLEENLQTQGYDLMQLPYVLQLNKRDLPGAVPVEDLTYELQKKGEPVYEAVATTGTGVFDTLKAVAKQVLTELRKT